A genome region from Geobacter pickeringii includes the following:
- a CDS encoding glycosyltransferase family 2 protein, producing the protein MDISIIIVTYNSERFIRACFDSLQAHVKGVTYEIIVIDNCSGDNTCELIRSYYPSVCLIENKENVGFGRANNQAAAVAQGEYLFLLNVDTRLLDDDIANALRYARDHSVAVLGPKTIGLAGTVLKTWDSRNSLVQYIGSILAGAFFVDRFITSDTSPSEPSQPLPVAFLVGSAMVIDRQAYQRLGLFDEQFFFTGEERDLCMRYFNAGLKLIYYPGWSIFHHVGSGDGQSRFHFVNWIKSSRQLARKHGGYWGALLMSAVIIIYTLTYWMAFLFKSVASPNDGKLRAWRSDIFRVLLWSIGLLNERTVLASAGTDLKASQKV; encoded by the coding sequence ATGGACATTTCGATCATCATTGTCACCTACAACAGCGAACGGTTCATTCGTGCCTGCTTCGATTCCCTTCAGGCGCATGTGAAGGGAGTGACGTACGAGATTATTGTTATCGATAATTGTTCTGGAGACAACACCTGCGAGTTGATACGGAGTTACTACCCCTCGGTCTGCCTCATCGAAAACAAAGAAAATGTCGGATTTGGCCGTGCAAACAACCAGGCGGCAGCTGTTGCACAAGGTGAATATCTCTTTCTGCTCAATGTGGATACCAGACTTCTGGATGACGACATTGCCAATGCTCTCCGGTATGCCCGGGATCATTCCGTCGCCGTGCTTGGGCCCAAGACGATAGGGCTCGCCGGGACCGTTCTGAAGACATGGGACAGTCGGAATTCGCTCGTGCAATATATTGGAAGCATACTGGCGGGCGCCTTCTTTGTTGATCGATTCATAACATCCGATACGTCTCCTTCTGAGCCAAGCCAGCCTCTGCCGGTTGCATTTCTCGTCGGGTCGGCCATGGTGATAGATCGGCAGGCATATCAGAGACTGGGGCTTTTTGACGAGCAGTTCTTTTTCACGGGGGAAGAGCGAGACCTGTGCATGCGTTATTTCAATGCCGGCCTCAAATTGATCTACTATCCCGGGTGGAGCATATTCCATCATGTCGGTTCCGGAGATGGTCAGAGCAGATTCCATTTTGTGAATTGGATCAAATCGTCGCGGCAGTTGGCCCGCAAGCATGGCGGATATTGGGGGGCACTGCTGATGTCGGCGGTAATTATCATTTATACGCTGACATACTGGATGGCCTTTCTGTTCAAATCGGTCGCTTCTCCGAATGATGGGAAGCTACGTGCATGGAGATCCGATATTTTCAGGGTTCTTCTCTGGTCAATCGGCCTGCTGAACGAAAGAACGGTGCTGGCATCGGCGGGGACTGACCTCAAGGCGAGTCAGAAAGTATGA
- a CDS encoding glycosyltransferase family 2 protein has protein sequence MTPGNGCINEHAVADERHDIVQGTVSVVIAAYNAAEHIERCLESIFAQSYKDLQVIVVDDASSDATSEVVRGFGKSIECIRLDRNRGPAYARTVGLFQCRGEFAAIIDADDYWLPEFVAVTTGFMNAHPSAVAVSTAYRSHRWDGRELLFPVLKEDDAAQFTMKGALIGDFFGFWNRYMHVLTGTALMRTSVVMQTGGQREELRLTEDLEFWGYLATFGAWGFIPQHLFVTDERAVTTSQRLSKISKRYRLFSDMSTEVWERRIRPRVAVGDEDSFNAVVARMGTAIAIANAYSGFYRNAWLLTGRYRESMDQGLGKVLRTGLRFGRFCWPLFCMAIKGREYVKAYLPRFSALRRLSGAPGKMQGNEAKITSCSTG, from the coding sequence ATGACACCGGGAAATGGCTGTATAAACGAACATGCCGTAGCTGACGAACGGCATGACATCGTGCAGGGCACGGTTTCCGTGGTCATTGCCGCGTATAATGCCGCCGAGCATATTGAGCGCTGCCTCGAAAGCATCTTTGCCCAAAGTTATAAAGATCTGCAGGTCATTGTCGTGGATGATGCTTCTTCTGATGCTACGTCAGAAGTGGTGAGGGGATTTGGAAAAAGCATCGAGTGTATCCGGCTTGACAGGAATAGAGGTCCTGCGTATGCCCGGACGGTTGGCCTGTTTCAATGCCGGGGAGAGTTTGCGGCGATCATTGATGCTGATGATTACTGGTTGCCTGAATTCGTCGCGGTGACGACCGGCTTCATGAACGCGCACCCGTCGGCGGTGGCGGTGAGCACGGCGTATCGCTCTCATCGATGGGATGGACGGGAATTGCTTTTCCCGGTTCTGAAGGAAGACGATGCTGCTCAGTTCACCATGAAAGGTGCGCTCATAGGGGATTTTTTTGGCTTCTGGAACCGTTATATGCACGTTCTTACCGGTACGGCCCTGATGAGGACTTCCGTAGTCATGCAGACCGGCGGCCAGCGTGAAGAGTTGCGGCTCACCGAAGATCTGGAATTCTGGGGATATCTGGCCACGTTTGGAGCGTGGGGGTTTATACCGCAACACCTCTTTGTTACCGATGAACGGGCTGTAACCACATCTCAAAGACTTTCGAAAATTTCAAAGCGGTACAGGCTGTTCAGCGACATGAGCACCGAGGTGTGGGAGAGGCGGATCCGGCCTCGGGTTGCGGTTGGAGATGAAGATTCTTTCAATGCGGTTGTGGCGAGGATGGGAACTGCCATCGCCATTGCCAATGCCTATTCCGGATTCTACCGGAACGCGTGGCTGCTCACCGGCCGGTATCGTGAATCGATGGATCAGGGGCTCGGAAAGGTCCTACGGACGGGGCTGCGATTCGGACGGTTCTGTTGGCCGCTCTTCTGTATGGCAATCAAGGGGAGGGAATACGTGAAGGCATACCTGCCCCGCTTTTCCGCGTTGCGTCGTCTCAGCGGGGCGCCTGGTAAAATGCAGGGTAACGAGGCGAAAATAACGTCGTGTTCGACGGGATGA
- a CDS encoding family 10 glycosylhydrolase, with protein sequence MKRSTFIWFIAAMAFHLILPFGSGWAGGVSNVAADKAVSVVSFDGNWPKSSDGIPVVRRGGKIVATGVVGKALSLGQGEVLELDAGRLINPREGSISLWVRPHWSGSDKASHTFVSFSWEPGGSYFVLSRGWWEPAGARLTYLVANNNEYANLARDIRYEKGEWTHLVAAWEEGNPGRIRLYVNGLLSSENKRYVGTVKPGRRRLYIGSDEGTPHANRRWADADFDEISLYRRALSETEVRDLYERQKPVRTPVPKHADGVAVEMRAIFDEGIGWQSESGARETIRRIKKAGFNVYLPCVWHGNGARYPTTFTESERKQRFYGRDPLARLIAIAHENGIKVYPWFTVALREKDFSLRHPEFFDNKTPDNAFDLHRPDFQRFITGMITDVVRRYPVDGINLDYIRTMGTCRCKFCADEYRKTHGRELLGDLAHPKADGTLEPHLQSWQDGAVESIVREVSTQARKLRPNIVISISGQPQPYPNQEGRQEARWLNAGLADLVFDMEYANPPDAERHHLVSSQFRDPRKLVLLISNHDWATGRPVPKQPDKLAHTVDYVRERWGRGVGIYLYSMLDDEQMAAFARGPFSRPSRVPDYATRAEE encoded by the coding sequence ATGAAACGTTCAACCTTCATATGGTTCATTGCCGCCATGGCCTTCCACCTGATCCTGCCGTTTGGGTCAGGGTGGGCGGGCGGGGTGAGTAATGTCGCTGCGGATAAGGCGGTCTCCGTCGTCTCTTTTGACGGGAACTGGCCGAAGAGTTCAGATGGAATTCCTGTCGTCCGCAGAGGAGGGAAGATCGTTGCCACCGGCGTTGTCGGAAAGGCACTAAGCCTGGGTCAGGGAGAAGTGCTTGAACTTGACGCCGGAAGGCTTATCAACCCCAGGGAAGGGAGCATTTCCCTGTGGGTGCGCCCCCACTGGTCCGGCAGTGACAAAGCTTCTCACACGTTCGTCTCATTTTCATGGGAACCCGGTGGTTCTTACTTCGTGTTGTCACGGGGGTGGTGGGAGCCCGCCGGCGCCAGGCTCACCTATCTGGTAGCGAACAATAATGAATACGCGAACCTCGCCCGGGACATCCGGTATGAAAAAGGGGAATGGACTCATCTGGTCGCTGCCTGGGAGGAAGGAAATCCCGGTCGCATCAGGCTGTATGTGAATGGACTCCTCTCCTCGGAAAACAAACGATACGTCGGCACAGTGAAGCCGGGCCGTCGGCGTCTTTACATCGGCTCGGACGAAGGTACTCCCCATGCGAACAGACGCTGGGCCGATGCTGATTTCGATGAGATCTCTCTTTATCGCCGTGCGCTGTCTGAGACAGAGGTTCGGGACCTTTACGAACGGCAGAAACCGGTCCGCACGCCGGTTCCGAAGCATGCGGACGGCGTGGCCGTCGAGATGCGCGCGATCTTTGACGAAGGAATTGGCTGGCAGAGCGAGAGCGGGGCGCGGGAGACTATCCGACGGATCAAAAAAGCCGGTTTCAACGTCTATCTCCCTTGTGTCTGGCACGGTAACGGTGCCCGCTATCCTACCACCTTCACGGAGTCAGAGCGAAAACAGCGGTTTTACGGGCGGGACCCGCTTGCTCGTCTAATTGCCATTGCCCACGAGAACGGCATCAAGGTCTATCCCTGGTTTACCGTTGCCCTCCGGGAAAAGGATTTTTCCCTCCGGCATCCGGAATTCTTCGACAACAAGACTCCCGACAATGCATTCGATTTGCACCGTCCTGATTTTCAGCGCTTTATTACTGGCATGATTACAGATGTGGTGAGGCGTTATCCGGTTGATGGGATCAATCTCGACTATATCCGGACAATGGGTACCTGCCGGTGCAAATTTTGTGCTGACGAATACCGGAAGACCCATGGCCGGGAACTGCTGGGCGACCTGGCCCACCCGAAAGCCGACGGAACGCTGGAGCCGCATCTGCAGAGTTGGCAGGACGGCGCCGTTGAGTCGATTGTTCGCGAGGTGTCCACACAGGCACGGAAACTCAGACCGAATATCGTCATCAGCATCTCAGGCCAGCCGCAGCCCTATCCAAATCAGGAAGGGCGCCAGGAAGCGCGCTGGCTCAATGCGGGATTAGCGGACTTGGTATTCGATATGGAATACGCCAATCCTCCCGATGCGGAACGGCATCACCTCGTCTCGTCTCAGTTTCGCGATCCCCGCAAGCTGGTTCTGCTGATCTCGAATCACGACTGGGCAACCGGGCGACCCGTGCCGAAGCAGCCTGACAAGCTGGCACACACGGTTGACTATGTTCGGGAGCGCTGGGGAAGGGGCGTGGGTATCTATCTCTATTCCATGCTGGACGACGAACAGATGGCAGCGTTTGCCCGCGGGCCGTTCAGTCGCCCGAGCCGGGTACCTGATTACGCAACGCGAGCCGAGGAGTGA
- a CDS encoding glycosyltransferase family 4 protein — protein sequence MKKVVILQKYIAPYRIPLFNGIARHPDVELTLVYYGKPEARRRWSFFAGREFSEVQARCVSVNSGYERNMEFPHSLYADLVRLRPDFVICAPDMGGIATGIYSWKHETRYAIWSEAIPATEGRVSLWKKKLRQRLYRNAESFIVPGSLSETYIRAFCPTAQFHHAPNTVEEERFSLDREGVHAKFAGERLIVTFSGSLIERKGILLLLEAFIRVLREHPELRETCQLRVLGTGPLDISDFNDENIEVVGFCEQDAYAAHLRESHIFVLPSLHDNNPLTVVEGLFAGNVIVVTAGVGNHPEAVHGNGSVVSSGSADELAQALERLVTLPRAELLGMACNSLDIAHDFSVARSVDGFLAAIRGNSTECCERAV from the coding sequence GTGAAAAAGGTTGTTATTCTGCAAAAGTACATTGCTCCATACCGCATACCTCTCTTTAACGGCATTGCCCGCCATCCCGACGTGGAACTGACGCTGGTGTACTATGGCAAGCCGGAGGCCCGCCGGCGCTGGAGTTTTTTTGCCGGCCGCGAGTTTTCCGAAGTGCAGGCCCGCTGCGTCAGCGTCAACAGCGGCTACGAGCGAAACATGGAGTTCCCCCATTCTCTGTACGCCGATCTGGTACGGCTGCGACCGGATTTCGTCATTTGCGCTCCCGACATGGGAGGCATTGCCACGGGCATCTATTCCTGGAAACACGAAACGCGCTATGCCATCTGGAGTGAGGCCATTCCGGCAACGGAGGGGAGGGTGTCCCTCTGGAAGAAGAAGCTCAGGCAGCGTCTGTACCGCAACGCCGAAAGTTTCATTGTGCCGGGGAGCCTTTCTGAAACCTACATTCGTGCTTTCTGCCCCACGGCGCAGTTCCACCATGCACCGAACACGGTGGAGGAGGAGCGCTTTTCGCTGGACAGGGAAGGTGTGCACGCCAAATTTGCCGGTGAGCGCCTTATCGTAACGTTCAGTGGTTCGCTGATCGAACGAAAAGGGATACTGCTGCTCCTCGAAGCATTCATCCGCGTGCTGCGGGAGCATCCGGAACTGCGGGAGACCTGTCAGTTGAGAGTGCTGGGCACCGGCCCTCTCGATATATCGGATTTCAACGATGAAAACATCGAAGTAGTCGGTTTTTGCGAGCAGGATGCCTATGCCGCCCATCTCCGGGAGAGTCACATTTTCGTGCTCCCGTCGCTTCATGACAACAACCCCTTAACCGTTGTCGAGGGGCTCTTTGCCGGCAACGTGATCGTCGTGACCGCCGGTGTGGGGAACCATCCCGAGGCGGTGCACGGCAACGGAAGCGTCGTGTCGTCGGGTTCCGCCGATGAACTCGCACAGGCGCTGGAGCGGCTGGTGACACTGCCCCGTGCCGAATTGCTCGGGATGGCCTGCAATTCTCTCGATATTGCCCATGACTTCTCAGTGGCGAGGAGCGTGGATGGTTTCCTGGCCGCAATCCGCGGGAATAGCACCGAATGCTGTGAACGGGCGGTGTAA
- a CDS encoding glycosyltransferase, which produces MVHLPPPVNGVTVMGEQVVHSARIRDRFRLSVLPLRSSASIADIGRLRPGKALRIATQALGLAWRCLLQRPALVYFTLTPNGKAFYRDLLYVGIMRLLGVRRLYHLHGKGISKSLNGPVSRVLYRLAFARSEVILLSPLLYDDASVVLKRSQCHFLANGIADPWSGNGKPSVPGNGVPRILFFSNLVVSKGLFVLLEALALLKENGVPFRASFAGAWESPAVEAEFNRIAAERGLDRLIEMCGPRYGDDKRHTFAAADIMAFPTHNDAYPVVVLEAMSHGLPVVSTYEGAIPDMIQDGVTGFLVPTQNPHLVADRLALLLNDADLRDRMGRAGRQRYLEGFTSTVFEANLTAIFEACCR; this is translated from the coding sequence ATGGTGCATCTCCCTCCGCCGGTCAACGGCGTAACTGTCATGGGGGAGCAGGTGGTTCATTCTGCCCGCATTCGAGATCGTTTCAGATTGAGTGTGCTTCCCCTGAGGAGTTCCGCATCCATTGCCGACATCGGCAGGCTGAGACCGGGCAAAGCGCTGCGGATTGCCACCCAGGCCCTGGGGCTGGCGTGGCGATGTCTGCTGCAACGTCCGGCACTTGTCTATTTTACCCTTACCCCCAATGGTAAGGCATTTTATCGCGATCTGCTTTACGTGGGAATTATGAGGCTATTGGGGGTACGCAGGCTCTATCACCTGCACGGCAAGGGGATTTCAAAATCGCTGAATGGTCCGGTGTCCAGAGTGCTCTACAGACTTGCATTCGCCCGCTCAGAGGTGATCCTGCTTTCGCCCTTGCTTTACGATGATGCTTCCGTGGTACTGAAGCGGTCCCAGTGCCATTTTCTCGCAAACGGCATAGCTGACCCGTGGTCTGGGAACGGCAAGCCCTCGGTTCCCGGGAACGGGGTGCCGCGTATCCTCTTTTTTTCGAACCTCGTGGTGAGCAAGGGTCTGTTTGTTCTCCTGGAAGCGCTCGCGCTCCTGAAGGAGAACGGCGTCCCGTTCCGGGCATCCTTTGCAGGCGCCTGGGAATCACCCGCAGTGGAGGCGGAATTCAATCGGATCGCAGCCGAACGGGGACTCGACCGACTGATCGAGATGTGCGGCCCACGCTACGGCGACGACAAGAGGCATACATTCGCCGCTGCGGATATCATGGCATTCCCTACCCACAACGATGCCTACCCCGTTGTCGTACTGGAGGCGATGAGCCATGGACTGCCGGTGGTCTCCACGTATGAGGGGGCGATTCCGGACATGATTCAGGATGGAGTGACCGGCTTTCTCGTCCCGACCCAGAATCCGCATCTGGTTGCCGACCGTCTGGCCCTGCTCCTCAATGATGCCGATCTCCGCGATCGTATGGGCAGGGCAGGACGTCAACGTTATCTCGAGGGTTTTACGTCTACGGTTTTCGAGGCGAATCTGACGGCCATATTCGAGGCCTGCTGTCGTTAG
- a CDS encoding O-antigen ligase family protein — protein MILLPYSLLLLFLVFFLIDTKKAILVAVMIRPVIDCFYEAKYAFAGIKPTEFLGFLLPTLVCAKILLSRNHSFTRSKFSFLWIVFIFVQLFGTVLIVTVGDDAMLGLNYYYRAFNGFIGFFIFQEFFKSRDEFRVLLLVHLAAGLVPLGMSVYQNILGGTIRSEATIGGLVRNIGFYHDAYTLRLYCFQTLAAGILYWSYFLSGIKFLTRSLLVVMGGIAGFTIYKIFSKAGYLVLLEWLMVWYTVQRKFVKIAAIALVMVCAAVVFQEKLVVLETLDTVYSKEVGAFHGKEKSDRLFQGRVGTWKVAMKEYSELPLYMQIVGDGSPHTGAHNDFLRALLGTGFVGLFLYLMLLGAIGWRVLLNCWRVPSPLNTMALMLMGMWLIDAMGLVPGAYPGYQIFVWGFVGLALRGVEGLSAPGEVTLEIAAETEPQSTLGRGELPC, from the coding sequence ATGATCTTATTGCCATATTCCCTGCTTCTTCTATTTCTCGTCTTTTTCCTGATAGATACAAAGAAGGCTATTCTGGTAGCTGTAATGATCAGACCGGTAATTGATTGTTTCTATGAGGCAAAATACGCATTTGCAGGGATAAAACCGACTGAGTTTCTTGGATTTTTGTTGCCAACTCTTGTTTGTGCGAAGATTCTGCTGTCTCGCAACCACAGCTTTACCAGGAGCAAATTTTCGTTTCTTTGGATTGTTTTCATTTTTGTCCAATTGTTTGGAACCGTATTGATTGTAACCGTCGGTGACGATGCAATGCTGGGGCTGAATTATTATTATCGAGCTTTTAACGGATTTATCGGTTTCTTCATTTTTCAGGAGTTCTTCAAATCCAGAGATGAGTTCCGCGTGTTGCTGCTCGTCCATCTGGCGGCTGGTCTGGTGCCGCTGGGGATGTCGGTATACCAGAACATCCTTGGCGGCACAATCCGCTCTGAAGCCACTATCGGCGGTTTGGTCAGAAACATAGGTTTCTACCATGACGCTTATACTCTGCGGCTCTATTGTTTTCAGACCCTTGCGGCCGGGATTTTGTACTGGTCATATTTCCTTTCAGGCATAAAGTTCCTTACGCGCTCTCTTCTTGTGGTGATGGGAGGAATCGCCGGATTCACCATTTACAAGATTTTTTCCAAAGCAGGTTATCTCGTTCTCCTTGAGTGGCTGATGGTGTGGTACACGGTCCAGAGGAAGTTTGTAAAGATAGCGGCAATCGCTTTAGTCATGGTCTGTGCAGCAGTGGTCTTTCAAGAGAAGCTGGTGGTTCTGGAAACGCTGGATACGGTCTACTCCAAGGAGGTTGGTGCGTTTCACGGGAAGGAGAAGTCCGACCGTCTCTTTCAGGGTCGGGTCGGCACCTGGAAGGTGGCGATGAAAGAGTATTCCGAGCTTCCCCTCTATATGCAGATCGTGGGGGACGGTTCACCGCATACCGGTGCCCACAACGATTTCCTCCGGGCACTCCTCGGTACCGGTTTCGTCGGTTTGTTCCTCTATCTCATGCTGCTTGGAGCAATCGGATGGCGGGTGTTGCTCAATTGCTGGCGTGTTCCCTCACCGCTTAACACCATGGCTCTCATGTTAATGGGTATGTGGCTTATCGATGCCATGGGGCTGGTGCCCGGTGCGTATCCCGGCTACCAGATTTTCGTCTGGGGATTCGTAGGGCTGGCACTGCGGGGCGTTGAAGGACTTTCTGCTCCTGGAGAGGTGACGCTGGAAATTGCTGCTGAAACAGAACCGCAGAGCACTTTGGGGAGGGGAGAGCTGCCGTGCTGA
- a CDS encoding DUF362 domain-containing protein: protein MLNRVYAEKVSGYEVTAIEALLPESVFNLVKPGDTVILKPNWVMEGHKYRPDEWEYVITHPAVITAVLRHVLKRLCGSGRVVIIDGPTTEASFSKLIAHYPVSMWHEIAKASHVTLEVIDLREHEWETRNDIIVKRHELPGDPRGKTEVNLRDASSEFWGHQKSNRGYHGADYDRSETNRAHDGHHNLYRVSRTVIEGDVFINLPKLKTHRKAGITCCLKNLVGINTYKNYLPHHSEGGPSEGGDQFPVDNVNARIEGPLMAFLKRHVLRNPLLARLLSPFNTLGKQIFGDTRQVVRSGNWYGNDTIWRMILDLNKVLFYANPDGSLREGTLVNAKRYIGIVDGILAGEGHGPLAPDPVEMGYLFCGTNPVAIDAVCASFMGFDPLKIPSISRAFQVSQYPLCDFNLDDVRVTVGEGEFPLANLPAELIVPCEPQFGWKGHIERQDEAHAPQD, encoded by the coding sequence GTGCTGAATCGTGTTTATGCGGAGAAGGTTTCTGGATATGAAGTCACTGCAATCGAGGCCCTTTTGCCCGAGTCCGTCTTTAATCTGGTCAAACCGGGTGATACGGTCATCCTTAAGCCGAACTGGGTCATGGAAGGCCACAAGTATCGCCCGGATGAATGGGAATACGTCATTACACACCCAGCGGTCATTACCGCAGTCCTGCGTCATGTCCTGAAACGGCTTTGCGGATCAGGCCGTGTTGTCATTATCGACGGTCCCACGACAGAGGCGTCATTCAGTAAATTGATCGCACATTATCCGGTCAGCATGTGGCATGAGATCGCCAAAGCTTCCCATGTAACTCTTGAGGTGATAGACCTGCGAGAGCATGAATGGGAAACCCGCAACGATATTATAGTGAAACGCCACGAGTTACCCGGCGATCCGCGGGGTAAGACAGAAGTCAACCTGCGGGACGCTTCAAGCGAGTTCTGGGGGCATCAAAAATCAAACAGGGGCTATCATGGCGCCGATTATGACCGATCTGAGACAAACCGCGCCCACGACGGGCACCACAATCTTTACCGGGTCTCCCGGACGGTCATCGAGGGCGATGTCTTCATTAACCTGCCGAAGTTGAAGACCCACCGCAAGGCCGGGATCACCTGCTGTCTCAAGAACCTGGTGGGGATCAACACATACAAGAACTACCTGCCGCACCACTCGGAGGGAGGTCCGTCCGAGGGGGGAGACCAATTTCCGGTGGACAATGTCAATGCGCGGATAGAAGGACCGTTGATGGCCTTTCTGAAAAGGCATGTTCTGAGGAATCCACTGCTTGCCCGTCTGTTGAGCCCGTTCAACACACTGGGGAAACAAATCTTCGGCGATACCCGGCAGGTGGTCCGGAGCGGCAACTGGTACGGCAATGATACCATCTGGCGGATGATCCTCGATCTGAACAAGGTGCTGTTCTACGCCAATCCCGATGGCTCCCTGCGCGAAGGAACGCTGGTGAATGCAAAACGCTACATCGGCATAGTTGACGGGATTCTCGCCGGGGAAGGACACGGCCCGCTGGCGCCGGATCCGGTGGAGATGGGATATCTGTTCTGCGGCACCAACCCGGTGGCAATCGACGCGGTCTGCGCCAGCTTCATGGGGTTCGATCCGCTGAAGATCCCCTCCATTTCACGGGCCTTCCAGGTAAGTCAGTATCCTCTTTGCGACTTCAACCTCGACGACGTACGGGTAACCGTCGGGGAGGGAGAGTTTCCCCTCGCCAATCTTCCCGCTGAGCTCATTGTCCCCTGCGAACCGCAATTCGGTTGGAAGGGGCATATCGAACGACAGGACGAGGCGCATGCTCCACAGGACTAA
- a CDS encoding phenylacetate--CoA ligase family protein codes for MLHRTKSYLLKNITRLPRRVGHGAMQLNRNPDRIFGKGYREYREYLARNGHAFDNRPLLLDSVNSAIRDVPYYRERYGGRTIDSVEEFLDTISFIDKDTILGNYDAFINPGISLAGYDTGTTGGTSGKPLTFIAPKNRYVVELATMHSLWERAGYRFDVRAVIRNHRLGAGIDYLINPLMREVIFDGFNLTDDHFAMISRTIERMGIRFVHCYPSTAYEFSTFLRKQGDIPRITAFLSGSENIFDYQRTLIQGELGIRFYNWFGHSEKLVLAGYCSGTDHYHVEPTYGYFELVDDEGRPIRTPGEVGEIVGTSFHNPGMPFIRYRTGDFAEYVGDYCPCCNRHLPLIRNVRGRWSGDRVYNGDGTFVTTTALNLHNELYQVINGMQYLQERKGELIVLIVKSPVYTERHEEALISHFRGKLARETRVEIRYVDRLVRKPNGKFVHIMSSVGEWV; via the coding sequence ATGCTCCACAGGACTAAGAGCTACCTGCTGAAGAACATCACCCGGTTGCCACGCCGGGTGGGACATGGCGCCATGCAGTTGAACCGGAACCCTGACCGGATCTTCGGTAAAGGGTATCGTGAGTATCGCGAATACCTGGCCCGCAACGGCCATGCTTTCGACAACCGTCCACTGCTGCTCGATTCGGTCAATAGTGCAATCCGGGACGTCCCTTACTACAGGGAGCGCTACGGTGGGAGAACAATCGACTCTGTCGAGGAGTTTCTGGATACGATTTCCTTCATCGACAAGGACACGATCCTCGGCAACTACGATGCGTTCATCAATCCCGGCATCAGTCTGGCCGGATACGACACCGGCACCACCGGCGGGACAAGCGGCAAGCCGCTGACCTTCATCGCTCCGAAGAACCGTTATGTCGTCGAACTGGCGACCATGCATTCGCTCTGGGAGCGTGCCGGGTATCGCTTCGACGTGCGTGCGGTCATCCGCAATCATCGCCTCGGGGCAGGAATCGATTATCTGATTAATCCCTTGATGCGTGAGGTGATCTTCGACGGCTTCAATCTGACTGACGATCATTTTGCAATGATCAGCAGGACAATCGAACGGATGGGAATCCGCTTCGTGCACTGCTATCCGTCAACGGCCTACGAGTTTTCCACCTTTCTCAGGAAACAGGGGGATATACCGCGGATCACGGCATTTCTTTCCGGCTCGGAAAACATCTTCGACTACCAGCGCACTCTGATACAGGGAGAACTAGGCATCCGCTTCTACAACTGGTTCGGCCACAGTGAAAAGCTGGTCCTGGCGGGGTACTGTTCCGGCACCGACCACTATCACGTGGAGCCGACCTACGGCTATTTCGAGCTGGTCGATGATGAAGGGCGGCCTATCCGGACGCCGGGCGAGGTCGGGGAGATTGTCGGCACATCCTTCCACAATCCCGGCATGCCGTTCATCAGGTACCGAACGGGAGATTTTGCGGAGTATGTCGGTGATTACTGCCCTTGCTGCAACCGCCACCTGCCGCTGATTCGGAATGTCCGGGGGCGCTGGAGCGGAGACCGGGTCTACAACGGGGACGGGACGTTTGTGACAACCACGGCGCTCAACCTGCACAACGAGCTCTATCAGGTGATCAACGGCATGCAGTATCTGCAGGAGAGAAAGGGAGAGCTGATCGTCCTCATCGTCAAGTCTCCGGTTTACACTGAGCGCCATGAAGAGGCGCTTATTTCGCATTTCAGGGGTAAACTGGCCAGGGAGACACGGGTCGAGATCCGATATGTGGATCGGTTGGTGCGGAAACCGAACGGCAAGTTTGTTCATATTATGAGCAGCGTGGGAGAGTGGGTATGA